The genomic DNA CAGGAAGCCGAAGCCCTTTTGGCCACGATGGCGAAACAGACTGCCGATCTTACCGCGAAACAGAAGGTGCTGATCGAGACCGACGGCAAAGAAGAAGCCGCTCGTGTTGCTGCGGAGGCGAAAGTCGCGGAGATGAAGAAGTCGGTCGACACGGTCACGCCGATGATCGCTGCCGCGAAAGAGGCAGAAGCAGCACTCACCGCGAAGGTTGCTGAGCTCGCTAAAAAGGCAGCTGCCCAGCCAGCGGAGGTCGCAAAGTTTGCAGCGGCAATCCAACAGAACACCGCTCAGGTCCCCGTGATTGAAAAGCAGATCGCCGATGCCAAGACGGCTCTGGACGCAGCCACGGCCGGTCTGGCAACGGCGAAGACCGAGACCGAAGGCGCGCGCGCCAACGTGGCCACCGCGCAACAACGACTCGAAGGCTTGAAGACCGAATTCGTCGCGTTCCAAGGGACAGCGGCAAAGCTGGCCGAAGCGCAAGCGGCGGCCGAAGCGGAAGCCGAAGCCAAACGTAAGGCGATGGAAGCCGAAGCCGCTGCGGCGGAAAAGGTTGCCGCGTCCATGGCCGCTCGCGACGCCCAACTGAAGCAGCTCGAAGAGAACATGAAGAAGCTGCAAGCTCAATTGGCTGAAATGCAGAAGGCTCAAGCGGCTGAACAGGAAAACCTGTCGACCATCAAAACGAAGGTTGGCGAGCTGGAGGCAGCGGCCGACGAAGCGTTGTCGGAAGCGGAAGCCAAGAAGGAAAAGGCTGAATTCTTCAAATCGGCCTACGGCACGTAGTGCCTTGGCTGCACGGCGCAAGCGGCACGTTCGCCTGTACCGTCGGCCGCGACCTGGCCCGACGGAACGTCCCCCGGCTCGGAAGCGATGCTCGGTTTCGGCGCCGGCCGACTGCGGAGCGGAACATCGATGAGCTCAAGTGACGACTATGGGCTCAGCCCGGCGAAACCGCCGGCCGCGATCGATCCGCCGGTCATCGATTACCGCCCGCCAATGCCACGCAATCGTGATCGCACGATTGCCTTAATTGGTGCGGGTGGGATTTGCGGATCGCATCTCCAGGCCTACCGCGACGCCGGTTTGAACGTCGTCGCGATTGTCGACCGCACGCTTTCCAAAGCCGAAGCGGTGCGAGACCGCTACTTCCCCAACGCCGAAGCAATTGCCGATTACCGGGTGTTGTTGATTCGCGACGATGTGGAAGTCTTCGACGTGACGCCTCATCCCGCCGATCGGTTGCCGATCCTTGAAGATGCGATCGTTGCCGGCAAACATCTATTGAGCCAAAAGCCGCTGGTCTTGGATCTCGACGACGGCGCGCGTTTGGTCGCGCTGGCCGAACAGCACCGCGTGCGTCTGGCGGTGAATCAGAATGGGCGTTGGGCACCTCATTTTCGATACATCGATCAAGCGGTCCGATCGGGACTGATCGGCGATGTTGTGTCGATCGATTTTTCGCTGCAATGGGATCAAACCTGGATCGCTGGTATCGAGGCGTTGGAGCGGATCAAGCATCTGATCCTGTTCGATTTTGGGATCCATTGGTTCGACATCACGACCTGTTGGATGGCCGCCCAAAAGCCAACCCAGGTCTGGGCGGCGACAACCCAGAGGGTTGACCAGAAGTTCCGCCCCGACGCGTTGGCTTCCGTGGTAATCCAATACCCCACCGCTCAGGTCCGGATGTCATTTAATGGGCACGTCACCCGTGGCGAATTGGATTCGACAACGATCGTCGGCACGCGGGGAACGCTGCGATCGCAAGGCCCCGGCTTGAACCATCAACCCTACATCGAAGGCTTTCTCGACGCGGGCTCGTATCGCGTTCCGTTGGAAGGTTGCTGGTTTAAAGAGGGATTTCAAGGATCGATGGGAGAACTGCTGTCGGCCATCGAAGACGATCGATTGCCGGAACACAACGCACGGGAGAACCTCGATTCATTAGCACTCTGCTTTGCCGCCGTGCAAAGCGCCGAAACCGGGGAAGCGGTTACGATCGGCAGCGTGCGTCAGCTTCCCAATGGGGAAGGCTAAGAGCGTCGAACGACGCCAGCTAGCGTACCAAAGCTTGCCGAATCCGAGCGGCCACGGCCGGATCCTGTTCGGTGGACAGCAGCGTGCGAAGTTCCTTGGCGATGTTCGGGTCGGTCATCGTTCCCAATGCGGCTAAGGCACGCATCCGGACCGTTCGTTCGGCATCTTCGGCAAGCCAAAGCAGCCACTGACGCGGGTCGATGTCCGATCGTTGCGTGATCTCGTCGATCAAGCTGTTCCGCACTGCAGCGTTGGTCGACGCCAAACGAATCGCCAAGCTGAGGTCGGCGGGCTGAAATCCACGATTCACCAGTTCGCTGCGCGCCGCATGGGCCAGCGGTTTGCGAATGCTGGACAACAGATCGATCACAGCGCGGGTCGAATAGGCTTCCAGCGCACCGTCGGTCGAGTAGCCTCCCGCCGAAAGGATCGGTGCCTCCCCGCCAATCGGTAACGTTTGGACAATCGCCGTCGATGCGGGGCCGCTTGTCAGCATTTCCGGTTGCAGCGTGCTGGTTTCCACCAACGCCGGAGGTGTGGCGGTGGCCGGGCGTCGGGTGGGATCGACCCACATGTTTTCATCGAGAACGTTCGTTGCGACCCGCTCCGATTCCATCGGCTGTAAATCCAACGGTTGCAAATTGGGAAGCAACTCGGTTTCGCCCGTTGTAGCCGCGGCAAAGGGTTGCGGCGAGGCAACGGTTGGTAGCGACGACGTTGTGGTCAACAGAGTTGGCGCGTCGGCGGTCGCGTCGGCTGGCAACCCGATCTGCGACAACAGCGATGTCGCGGTGCGGTAGCTGGTTTTGGCGCGTTGCAGGTCGATGTCCAACGTATCGAGCAAAGTCTGGGTCAGCAGTTCGTTCACCCATGGATAACGCTCATTCGGAATTTCAGGCAAGCGTTCTGACAATTGACGGGTGAGTTCGAAATGGCACGCGGCCCCATCGACGGGCCCCTTTTGCATCATCACGTCCTGCATGTTTTTTAAGACCTGCAATGACGAACGCGCAACGCTGCGGTCGCGATGGGCCAAGGTTTGCACCAAGACGGGAATGCCCGAAACGCCCAAGTGCCCAATCGATTGCAACCGTTCGCTGTGAGGTCCCGATGGAAGATCTTCGATGCCTTGGGTAAGCTGGTTCAACAAAAACCAATTGCAGACGCGCGGCACGACAAAGACCGTCAAAACGACGACCAAACCGATTGCAACCCACCAGGGCCAACCGGAGAAACGCCGTTGACGCCGGTAGGCGAACGGGTTGCTGGATTGGTGGTGGTTCATGCGGTGACGGCTCCGGTGCGGTTGACTGTGCGAATTCTTCTTTGATGTGTGTAATAAGACAATAGCAGTATTGCGTTTGAGGGTCGTTTGCCGCTGCGGCGAACGCTATCAAATCGCAGCCGCGATGCCAGAGGACCCGGTTTATGTTTGCCAACGAGGACACGATCGCCGCGATAGCATCTCCGCCGGGAGCGGCGATTCGTGGAATCGTCCGTATCAGTGGCCCTCAAACGACGCGGATTTTGCAAACGATTTGCCCCAGTTGCGATTCGATTCCCACGCGGGCCTCACGAATCCGCACGCCGATCGAATTGGGGCCTCCCTTAGGACAAGTTGATGCAAGCATTTTGCTGTGGCCCAATGAACGGTGTTACACCGGGATGCCAAGCGCCGAGATTCATCTGCCCGGTGCCGCGCCGATCCTGAATGCCGCCCTTGAGCGTTTGTTGGATCATGGGGCTCGGATGGCCGAACCGGGCGAATTTACGATGCGTGCGTTTTTGGCCGGTCGATTGGACCTGACCGAAGCCGAAGCGGTTTTGGGCGTGATCGATGCCGACGATAAGCGAACGCTTGATACCGCCCTGCGGCAGCTGTCCGGAGGGCTCTCGGGCCCGTTGAACCAATTGCGGACGGAACTGCTGAATTTGCTAGCTCATCTCGAAGCGGGGCTCGACTTCGTCGAAGAGGACATCGAATTCATCACCCAAGCCGAACTATCGTCGAACATTCAACGGATCTGCCATCAGATCGAAGCGATCACCGAACAGATGACCTCGCGTGAAGCCGCAACCGGCCCGCCGCAAGTCGTTTTGCGCGGCGATCCGAATGCTGGCAAAAGTAGCCTGATCAATGCGCTAAGTGGCCAAGAGATTGCAATCGTGTCGGAACTCGCCGGAACGACACGCGATTGTGTGGAACGAACGATCGATTGTGGTGGTCTGGCGGTGCGTGTGATCGATACCGCGGGCATTGAAGCGACCGACGATGCGATCAATCAACAGGCGCAACGATTGGGCGATCGGGCGCACGAAGAAGCCGATCTGTTATTGGTTTGTGTCGATCTCACGCAGACGTCATTGCTGCCGTGGCAGCAAACGCTTCGCACGGCAGGGGCCGATTCGGGGAACCGCGCCGCAGGCCGACCGATGTTGTTCGTTGGCACCAAACGAGACCGTTGCCAAACGTTGCCCGATTGGGTCGACGACGATTGGGTCCTGACCAGCAGCTTGACCGACCAGGGAATTGCGAACTTGAAATCCCGCATCGGCGATCGGTTGCAGACCTCGGACGTTGCCGAATCGAGCACGATTTCGTCGACGGCGGTTCGCTGCCGCGAAACCCTAGCGCAAGCGACCGACGCGTTGGCCAATGCCCATCAAGTGATCCGCGACCAATTGGGAGAAGAGCTGGTGGCTGCGGAGCTTCGCTTTGCGCTCGACGCGATCGGCCGGGTCACGGGTGTGGTTTACACCGACGACATTTTGGATCGCATCTTCAGCGAATTTTGCATCGGCAAATAGCCGTTTCCGAAGATCAAACGTCCCCCGCGGCAAGCACTTCGATCAACCCACGGCAGAAATCGGGCAGATCGTCGGGCCGACGACTGGTGACGTGATTGCGGTCGATCACGACGGCGGCATCTTCCCAAATCGCCCCCGCATTGACCAGATCGTCTTTGATCCCAGGAGACCCCGTCACGCGGATGCCTTTGTAGACGCCGGCGGAAATCGGAATCCAACCACCATGACAGATCGCACCGATCGGTTTCCCGGCATCGTGAAAATCGCGGACGATCTGCAACACTTTGGGATCGCGACGCAGCTTATCGGGCATAAAGCCCCCGGGGACGACCAAGCCGGTGAAGTCGGCCGGATCGATCTCCGCGATGGCGACATCCGAAGTGCAGGGATAGCCGTTTTTGCCGTTGTAATTCGCATTTGCCTCGGGACCGGCGACCACAACGTGGGCACCCGCTTCGATCAAGCGGAGCTTTGGATACCAAAGTTCCAAGTCTTCGTAGATCTCGCCGACAAAGACCAAGATTTTGTGACCACTCAATGCAGACATAGGTTTCCTTTGCGGGGGAGCAATTTTGTTGGGCAAGCACACCCAATCGGTGCGGGGCATCGTACCAAGGGCCCTCGCTTGTCGCAAATTGACATTCCAACCACCGTATCGCTTCGCTTATTGTTCCCCACAGTGGTCGCAATCGATCTTCGGAATCGCCGATCGATCTGCTAGTGTTCCGCTTTGATCTCCGCACACAACCAAACCTTCCACCATTCAAAGGGCGTCACGGATGATGCATTTGATTCGACCGATCGGCATGTTGGGCCTGCTGATTGCAGCAACCTGTTTGGCGCAGCAACCGAACAACGGGCAGCCTCAACGCCCCAGCACCACAACCCCCGCTGCGGGAAACACCCCGCCGCAAGTTGCATCGCAGCCATTCCCCGCCTTGACCGCCGAACAACAAGCCCGATTGGACCAGTTGCTCTCAGCGTGGGAAACGTCCAGCAATTCGACCAAGCGGCTGTCGGCCAGTTTCAAGCGATGGCAATTCCGTCCGCTGCAAGCTCCCAAAGAAATTCACGCCACCTGGGCCCGCGGCGAAGTGAAATACCAAGCGCCCGCGCAAGGAATGTACCGCGTTGAAGAGATGTTGTTCTTCAACGGATTCGACCCCGAGAAGGCACCGATCTACAAGAAGCAAGCCAACCAACCCGGCGAGTGGTGGGTCTGCACGGGAAAAGAACTGCTGGAGTTTGATCGCGCTAACAAGAAGTGTGAGATCTTAGAACTGCCGCCTGAAATGCAAGGGACGCAGATTGTTTCCAGCCCGCTGCCGTTTGTCTTCAACCTGCACGCTCAAGAGATGAAAGATCGCTATTGGTTGCAAGAACTGCCACCCAAGGAGCAGGGCGAATATTGGCTCGAAGCGTGGCCCAAACATCAAAAGGACCGCGCCGAATTCCTGAAGGTGATGATCATCATCGATGCCAAGCAATTCCTGCCGAAGGCCTTGGTCCTGTTTCCGCCAAACTTCGATCAACGCAACAATCCCGAACGGGACGTTTATGAATTCACCGATGTCCAACGCAACGGAAATCTATTCTCCAAAGCGATGGAAGGCATCTTCGGGCAGAACTTCATCGATGTCTCGCCCCCCGCGGATTGGAAAATCATTCGCAACAAGTTCAATACGGGGACACCGCCGAAGATGGCACAAGAACAAGGAAACCTTCCGCCTGGACAAGCCCCTCAAAACCGATAGCCTCGGACCACGCATCGCCACCCCACGGGCCGTCTTCGATCGTCCATGGGGTACCGGTGCGCCGACGCCGGAAGATGCAAACCGCAACGCACCTCAAACATTCGCATCCCTTCCACTCCCGCCCACCTTCCATTCCTTCCCGCCCCCACACACGATGCCTGCTCGACTGGAAACCTACTGTCGTGTCGCAACGCTAACTTGGGCGTTGGCCAGTTCATTGTTAATGGGTTGCGGCACCACAAGTTCGCGAACCGCAACCGACCAGTTGTTGTTGTCCGACGCGGTCGACCGCAGCATCACGGCGATCGACTTTCGCCCGCTGACCGGCAGAAAGGTCTACCTGGACGCCACCTATGTGCAACCGGTGAAGGGTTTGTTGTTCGTAAACTCGGACTACATTATCAGTTCGCTGCGACAACAGATCATCGCGGCGGGATGCCTATTGGAAGATGAACGCAAGGATGCCGAACTGATCATCGAGGCTCGCGTCGGAACGCTGGGGGCCGATGGCTACCAGGTCATCTATGGAATTCCCGCCAGCAACGCGTTGTCGACAGCCGCTTCGCTAGTCGCTGAGGCGCCGCCGGTTCCCACGATCCCAGAACTCTCGTTCGCGCGACGTGAATCGAACGAAGCGTCCGCAAAAATCGCAGCATTCGCCTACGACCGCGAAACTCGCAAAGCCGTCTGGCAGTCGGGAATCTCACGCAGCGAATCGGACTCCCGCGACACATGGGTAATGGGCGTTGGGCCGTTCGAAAGCGGAACCGTTCGAGACGACACGCGGTTGGCCGGACGGAACCTGCCATTTCACCACGACGAAGAAACCCCGCATGCCAGCAATCTGCGGACGCCGCGTCCCGCTGTGGATTTATCCGATGAAATCCGGTTTGAAGATGGGTATCCGATCGTCCCCGGTGCACCGCCACAACCAGGCGTGATGGCGGCAGGCCAAGAGGCGGTTGTGCTCGACGCGACGCAAGGCGATGAACTGAAAACCGTCTCGTTTGAAGAGGCGGCCAAGGTCTCCGAGGAATCGAGCGAAGGAAAACCGCCCGGCGATCCACCGCCGAAACCAAAACCGAAACCAAAGTAGTCGACTTTACCGAAAACTCAGCCCGAATCCCCATTCACGAATCCCTTCTTTCGAGCATTCGCATGTCGAACAATCCCTATCACATCTTGATTACTCGCTTGTCCGCGATCGGCGATTGCATCGCGACGATGCCATTGGCCGCGGCGATTAAGCAAGCGATGCCACAGTCCAAGATCACCTGGGCGGTATCGTGTGCCGCAAAGCAGCTGTTGGATATCTGCCCCGATGTGGACCGCGTGATCGTGGTGCCCAAACGCTACCTGCGCCAGCCGAGCGAATTGCTGGCGATGCGTCGGATGCTTCGACAGGAACCGATCGACTGTGTCTTGGATCCGCAAAGCCTCACGAAAAGCGCGGCCCTGGGATGGTTGAGTGGCGCTCGATTGCGGATTGGATTCGCCAAACCGCGAGGCCGCGAACTGGCCCCCTGGTTGAACACCGTTTCCGTCGATGGAGATCCCGAACGGCATTTGATCGACGCCCAGGCGACGCTTCTGAAGCCCATCGATATCGTGCCGTCGAAGCCGCAATTCCACCTAAACATCCCCGACGAAACGCTTGCCTGGGCAAAACAACATGTCCAGGAATGCGTCGACCATCCCAGCCCCGTGATCATCAATCCGGGAGCCGGTTGGGACAGCCGGTTGTGGCCGACCGAGCGCTACGCCGAGGTGGCCACTTGGCTGCATCGCGAACATCAAATCCCGACCTTGGTTGTATGGGCTGGGGATCGTGAACGCGGTTTCGCCGAAGAGATTTGCTCGGCCTCCAACGGCATTGCCAAGGTAGCAGGGGACACGTCGCTGGTGCAATTGGCGGCGGTCTTGAAACAGGCGAAGTTGTTTCTCAGCAGCGACACTGGGCCGATGCATCTGGCGGTTGCCGTGGGAACCCGATGCTTATCGCTGCACGGACCGACGCGTCCCGAATTGTCGGGGCCTTATGGACCGCAACACCTTTCGATTCAGAAGGCGCGTTTCGATGGCAGCAGCCGCGAACGGCGTGGCGCCGACAATTGGTCGATGCAGGCGATTCCGGTTGCCGAGGTCTGTGCCGGATTGACACAAATGCTCAGCATGTCGTCGCGGGCTGCTGCGTGAGCCCGTCGTCGGTTATGCTAAACGCCTTCCTCCGACAACGCGGGATGCGTTTCCAATCGTTACGCCCGCGTTGCGCCGATCGCCATCGCCCCACGTAAACACCGCGCGGGCTTTGCGATCTCCTCGCATCCATCCCTCCAAAGGCTCGCCATCATGAATTGGAAAGACATCCCAGGCCTCGACGGCGTTGAATCTCCCGGACTGCTCATCGATGCCGACGCGGTTCAACAGAACATCGATCGGATGATCGAAATTGTCGGTGGCCCCGACCACGTCGACCGCCTGTTCCCTCACGTCAAGACGCATAAGATCCCCGAGATCACCCGGATGCAGGTCGATGCGGGGATCACAAAATTTAAAGCCGCCACGTTATCGGAAGCTCAAATGGCCGCTACCGCTGGCGCCCGTGAGGTCTTGATTGCGCATCAATTGGTCGGCCCCAAGGTCGACCGTCTAGCAACTTTGATCGACGATTTCCCGAACACTCAATTTGCGGTTCTAGTTGACGACCCACACGCGGCTGATGCAATCAATCAAAAGTGTGGCGACGCCGAGAATCCATTGGATGCCTACATCGACATCGATTGCGGGATGCATCGAACCGGGATTCTCTTGGGCAACCCAAGCGATGCATTGCGAGCGCATCTGGATTCGCTGTCGGGGCTGCGTTACGCCGGCTTACACGTTTACGACGGCCACCTGCACGATCCCGACTTGCAAGTCCGCACCGAAAAAGTCAAAGAGATCCTTGGCAAAGTCGCTCGCCACGAGCAGCAACACCCGTCGCCACGGGTGATCGTTGGTGGATCGCCCACGTTTGGCATCTGGGCCGCCGAAACCTCGTGGCATTGCAGTCCTGGGACCACTTTGTTGTGGGATTTCGGATACGGAAACGCCCACCCCGATCTACCGATGACCGTTGCTGCGGCACTGATTTCCCGAGTCATCAGCAAGCCGGGCGAGGGGAAAATCTGCATCGATCTGGGCCACAAATCGATCTCCGCAGAGATGCCGTTAGAGAAACGATTCCAATTCCCCGACCTGCCCGATGCCCAACCGATCGGACAAAGCGAAGAGCATTTGGTCCTGCAAACGCCAAACGCCGCGTCGCTTCATGTCGGGGATATCGTGATCGCCATCCCTCGCCATATTTGCCCAACGGTCGCGTTGCATTCGCATGCAACCGTGGTCCGTGGAGGCCGGGTGACGGGGGAACGATGGCGCGTGACCGCTCGCGACCGGTAAACTTTCGACGAGGCGAACCTGTGAAAAAGCAAACGCGTCCGGTCGAGGTGACAATCCCCGCATGGGGCGTGTTTGTTTTGGAAAGTCATCACGCCGCCGACTTCCAAATGGAACCGTCTCGCCATCCCTTCCTGGAGATCTTCCATGTGATGCAGGGACGCGGGACGATTCGAATCGGAAAACGCCAGGTCGCCTGCCAAGCCGACGATACGGTAATCATCCCGCCGGGGGACGAACATTCGATCGTCGACGATCCCCAAGATCCGCTTTCGATCTACGGCGTCTGCATCGCGACGCAGCTATACGCCTGGCACGATGCTGCCGCGCAGTGGTGCAAGCCTGGGCTGCGATCGGTCAACAAACTCGCGCTGCCGGGAATCCGCGACAACCTGCGTCGGATGCTGTACGAGCAATCGGTTCCGCGTCGCGGCAGCGAACTAACGATCGCCGGCCTGGCGATTCAACTGCTGGGAACCTTGGCGGGCGATCGCGGACCGGGATCGTTGCCAGCCGCAGACAGCCCCTCGATGCACGGGCATGCCCAAGCGGTCGCTCAATATATCGAACAACTGCGCGCCCACTTCTTCGACGCGTCGGATATCGATTCCGCCGCGCAAAAACTGGGAATCAGCCGCCGCCGCTTCACGGAACTGTTTCGCCAAGCGACCGGTCAAACGTGGCTGCAATTCCTAACCGACCGACGCGTCGAACATGCCTGTCATCTGCTGAAACAGACCGATCGGACCGTCGTCTCGATCGCTTTCGAGTGTGGCTTCGAAGATCTGTCGAGCTTCTATCGCGCGTTCAACCGACGAATGCACGTCGCGCCAAACAAGTGGCGTCAGCGCTAAATCTGCGCGTTTCACAGGCAGTCCTTGCAAAGAATACAGGCAACCAAAGGATGTGAACAGCCTGCCACCGAAACGCGAACGGAAACCAGATACCCAGTGACAGCACCTTAAGAGAAGATCGCTTCCCTCAAGCAATAAGCTCGTCGGATCGTCGGAAATGGCATAGACATTGCTTTCTCCAAGAGGTGCATGAAGTCTTGATCGCAGAGCAGGACCCCGTTGCTTCTTATCACCTTTTGTTTATCTGCTAGCTCCAAAACGCGGAACGCGACGTCAAAGCGTTCCCAATAGCTTCGGCTTGCGAAACTCGACTTTATCACATTGTTCGCGCACGCAGTTCGGTTTATTCCAACGCACGTTCGTGCCCCGGTCACTGCGATGCTGAAAGGATGGTTCCATTCTATATTTAGGGAGGTTTTGTACCGATGACTATTCAGAAATCGAAGTCGGCGTTCACATTGGTCGAATTGTTAGTCGTGATCGCCATCATTGGCATTTTGGTTGGACTATTGCTCCCCGCGGTACAGGCCGCTCGAGAAGCAGCACGCCGGATGCAATGCAGCAACAACCTGAAACAACTCGGCCTAGCGCTGCACAACTACCACGACACCTTCAAGACGTTTCCACCGGCATTGTTGGGATCGGGACGCTACAACAGCGCCAGCTATCACGCGGCGCACGGCGGGGTCAAAAACACGACCGGATGGGCACTGCTGTTACCCTTCTTTGAGCAGTCGACGATCGCCGACAAGTACAATTACGATGTCTGCTCCAGCAGCTCCAGCCCCTACGGGCTCGCTGTCGTGGGGGACGATTCGATCAACGATGGCCTCTACAACACGCGGCTCGACGTTCTCGAATGCCCATCGGATCCAAGCGCCGGCCGCGTATGGTCCGTGGAAGTCGGCGGAACCGGATTCTATTCGCGCCGCGATGCGATCCAAACCAGCTATCTATTCAGCACAGGCGGCTTCACCGACTACAGCGCCCCATGGGAAACCTATTCCAGCGACGTACGCCAAGGCGTCTTCGGCAATGACGGAGCGGCCAAATTTGCCAGCATGACCGACGGCACGTCGATGACGATCGCCATTGGCGAAGCAACCGGTGGTCCGTTCAAGACATCGTCCAGCTACGGACCTTGGGGCATGACCGGGACGCACACCTGCTGCCACGGCTATCTTCCCGGCGGCAGTTCCACCGAACTGACCCAAGCCTACGCCGCTTCTTACACGCAAAACTGGAGCATCAACGGGGCTTACAATAACGATTCGTTGGGACGGACCTACGCATGGGTCTTCGGCAGCAAGCATCCCGGCGGAGCAAGCTTTGTTTATGCCGATGGTTCGGTTCACCTGCTGACCGAAACGATGAACTACATGACGCTGCAACAACTGGGCTACATCCGCGACGGACAGCCTTTACCGTCGGACTACTAATCGCGCCACGTCCCCTTTCGTTTCTCTTCTATTCCGATGGCCGGCCGCTCCGTGCGGCCGGCCCGTCACAACGTTCCATTTCAGAGGTTGTTGATCACCGATGCGCACGATCTTCCCGATGTTTCTATTTGTTCTCACCGCCGTTAGTTCCGGTTGCGGTCCCGGGTCCAACGAACCGCCGACGGTAAGCGTGCGGGGCACCGTGACCCTTGGCGGAAAACCTCTCGAAGGGGCCAACGTCTACTATTTCAGCGAGCAATACAGCAGTGCGGGCAAGACCGACGCGGCGGGTGTTTATGAGCTGACTAAAGGCGCTTTGCCCGGCGAAAACACCGTCTACATCAGCAAGATATCGGTCCCCGAGGGCGCTCTGGCGGGCCCCGACGGCGGAGTCGACGAGGGGCAGTTGATGGCGATGGCTGGCGATCCAGCACTCGCGCGATCGAAGTCGGGGCCCAAGGAAATCGTCCCCGTAAAATATAGCGATCCGAGCAAGACGGAGTTAACGATTACAGTCCCCGAACCGGGAACCGAAGCTGCCAACTTTGCCTTGGAAGCGAAATAGCCGTTCGAAACGGCGAACCAACTTTCAAGAAGAACCTTCGCTACAACATCGCCAACGCTACCGGTCGCCCGAGCAATCGGGAGACGCTATGGAAAGTGCGCGCTTCATGGGCAGCGGCTGCAACGAACTGCAGCAACACGCGCTACCGCTGAACAGGGCAGTCCCTTTAACGTCCCCTCGCCACACATTAAAGAGCCGTTAAGGGGAAACGCGGCCACCGTTTCATAGAAGCGAGCAGAATATTGCAAATGGCATAAACATTGCTCCATAGGCTAGACAGCAAAACCTGGTTCGTAGAGCTTCGCTGAAGGTTCGATTCCCACCTCGCCCCTCTCGGGTCAACTCGTGCTGTAGCCTTGCCGCACAGTGCCGTCCCCCTACCGCGAACAGCTTTCTCAACTCGGATTTTTGCTTCGTTTTTCGTCGTTCTCATCAGCTGTGTTCTAGGCGGACCACTCTGAGCGTTTTGCGCTCGATCTTCGCCTTCGAACACAGGCGCAAATTC from Rosistilla carotiformis includes the following:
- the mnmE gene encoding tRNA uridine-5-carboxymethylaminomethyl(34) synthesis GTPase MnmE, producing MFANEDTIAAIASPPGAAIRGIVRISGPQTTRILQTICPSCDSIPTRASRIRTPIELGPPLGQVDASILLWPNERCYTGMPSAEIHLPGAAPILNAALERLLDHGARMAEPGEFTMRAFLAGRLDLTEAEAVLGVIDADDKRTLDTALRQLSGGLSGPLNQLRTELLNLLAHLEAGLDFVEEDIEFITQAELSSNIQRICHQIEAITEQMTSREAATGPPQVVLRGDPNAGKSSLINALSGQEIAIVSELAGTTRDCVERTIDCGGLAVRVIDTAGIEATDDAINQQAQRLGDRAHEEADLLLVCVDLTQTSLLPWQQTLRTAGADSGNRAAGRPMLFVGTKRDRCQTLPDWVDDDWVLTSSLTDQGIANLKSRIGDRLQTSDVAESSTISSTAVRCRETLAQATDALANAHQVIRDQLGEELVAAELRFALDAIGRVTGVVYTDDILDRIFSEFCIGK
- a CDS encoding HEAT repeat domain-containing protein; this translates as MNHHQSSNPFAYRRQRRFSGWPWWVAIGLVVVLTVFVVPRVCNWFLLNQLTQGIEDLPSGPHSERLQSIGHLGVSGIPVLVQTLAHRDRSVARSSLQVLKNMQDVMMQKGPVDGAACHFELTRQLSERLPEIPNERYPWVNELLTQTLLDTLDIDLQRAKTSYRTATSLLSQIGLPADATADAPTLLTTTSSLPTVASPQPFAAATTGETELLPNLQPLDLQPMESERVATNVLDENMWVDPTRRPATATPPALVETSTLQPEMLTSGPASTAIVQTLPIGGEAPILSAGGYSTDGALEAYSTRAVIDLLSSIRKPLAHAARSELVNRGFQPADLSLAIRLASTNAAVRNSLIDEITQRSDIDPRQWLLWLAEDAERTVRMRALAALGTMTDPNIAKELRTLLSTEQDPAVAARIRQALVR
- a CDS encoding type 1 glutamine amidotransferase domain-containing protein, with product MSALSGHKILVFVGEIYEDLELWYPKLRLIEAGAHVVVAGPEANANYNGKNGYPCTSDVAIAEIDPADFTGLVVPGGFMPDKLRRDPKVLQIVRDFHDAGKPIGAICHGGWIPISAGVYKGIRVTGSPGIKDDLVNAGAIWEDAAVVIDRNHVTSRRPDDLPDFCRGLIEVLAAGDV
- a CDS encoding DUF6655 family protein, whose amino-acid sequence is MPARLETYCRVATLTWALASSLLMGCGTTSSRTATDQLLLSDAVDRSITAIDFRPLTGRKVYLDATYVQPVKGLLFVNSDYIISSLRQQIIAAGCLLEDERKDAELIIEARVGTLGADGYQVIYGIPASNALSTAASLVAEAPPVPTIPELSFARRESNEASAKIAAFAYDRETRKAVWQSGISRSESDSRDTWVMGVGPFESGTVRDDTRLAGRNLPFHHDEETPHASNLRTPRPAVDLSDEIRFEDGYPIVPGAPPQPGVMAAGQEAVVLDATQGDELKTVSFEEAAKVSEESSEGKPPGDPPPKPKPKPK
- a CDS encoding TIGR03009 domain-containing protein, producing MMHLIRPIGMLGLLIAATCLAQQPNNGQPQRPSTTTPAAGNTPPQVASQPFPALTAEQQARLDQLLSAWETSSNSTKRLSASFKRWQFRPLQAPKEIHATWARGEVKYQAPAQGMYRVEEMLFFNGFDPEKAPIYKKQANQPGEWWVCTGKELLEFDRANKKCEILELPPEMQGTQIVSSPLPFVFNLHAQEMKDRYWLQELPPKEQGEYWLEAWPKHQKDRAEFLKVMIIIDAKQFLPKALVLFPPNFDQRNNPERDVYEFTDVQRNGNLFSKAMEGIFGQNFIDVSPPADWKIIRNKFNTGTPPKMAQEQGNLPPGQAPQNR
- a CDS encoding Gfo/Idh/MocA family protein: MSSSDDYGLSPAKPPAAIDPPVIDYRPPMPRNRDRTIALIGAGGICGSHLQAYRDAGLNVVAIVDRTLSKAEAVRDRYFPNAEAIADYRVLLIRDDVEVFDVTPHPADRLPILEDAIVAGKHLLSQKPLVLDLDDGARLVALAEQHRVRLAVNQNGRWAPHFRYIDQAVRSGLIGDVVSIDFSLQWDQTWIAGIEALERIKHLILFDFGIHWFDITTCWMAAQKPTQVWAATTQRVDQKFRPDALASVVIQYPTAQVRMSFNGHVTRGELDSTTIVGTRGTLRSQGPGLNHQPYIEGFLDAGSYRVPLEGCWFKEGFQGSMGELLSAIEDDRLPEHNARENLDSLALCFAAVQSAETGEAVTIGSVRQLPNGEG